Genomic window (Nicotiana sylvestris chromosome 7, ASM39365v2, whole genome shotgun sequence):
aattaattaaaatgcactggttgttgtagaatcaattgtttgacaggtataaattggactggggtctacgtattggctcaaggagttttgaggtgagttgatataacacTTTACTAAAGTTGTTTAACTCACAAAAcacgcatacaaggtgtttgatgaattgcttaaaagagtttatatttacttaattggagcgagtgagtacctattaacttagaattgttcTAACAAACGTTTAgatgatttattatgatatatgtgcataaattttcagatttttatgttaatcttatatgctattttcatgttaaaaatttatgaagaagcaagaatgtttagaaatacttttagatgtttatttcattcttatcccatgatttacatttaaggataccagcatgagcatgtacatgatgttccaaaaaagaaaagatttagacttgaaaagtcacaagaagaagttttagaaagaaaagattttttttttgggagtatcctttattctgagaaggggtcatcgtccaggccgaggaTCCTGACCAAAaacgttgacttcctgaaactacttgtgccaaagtaaggagcacacgagccgaggaTCTCATTGCTGATAATTTTCTTAGCTAAGCTAATGTATGATTCATGAGCACTGAGAACCATGAGGCGcgtggcacctcgtggattgggcctattcgatcaggttgggatcgaacccgtgccgatcacgCGGTGACTAAGACAGAAACaggtcaggatagttggaactcccaaagtataaagtgaagtatttttttttataagaaagaaaaagaaaagaatttcttttagaatattcataaaccgctattatgcaattatatagaattattcttataagctttatgttttacatgcatttagaacctttgctcgtaatgtatataTTATTAAAGTCTCGCCCCCtgtgttgagactcactgagtacaatggatggtactgacattctcttttgggaacctacgttggtctgcggtacaacgtaggaactagatttgcaggcgagcaggctacgagttaggacttccttctcttccagtgctattggtgagctccgcttttgttcgtggagtattctttagagtcatctttatttagttatttctttattacttagagaactggccaggaaatctcatgtcctgagcagtgcgtcagtttattagtagaggcttcatagacatagtcgttgggttaagattcagatgtttttgataataacttagcagtatttCATTGGTTACTAtaaataaagttttggagttaatttatttaaatgtttaaattaatcaaaagtatttggttagagtattgccttgttgcatataaagtttggagttataatagatttgataagcagagatggttcgctcggtcatgtttagtgatcgagtgccggtcccggcttgttcagaaaatgggtcgtgacaaacttggtatcagagccttagGTTTATGGAGTCCTAGGGGTCTATAAAGCTgtgttagtagagtcttgtttatgtgtATGATGCGCGCCAtacttataaataggaggctacCAACATTTAGGAAAAGTCTTATTTTTCTCATactttagatcgtgcagtagatcCTACCTCTAAGAAATTATCTAATGTATTCGTTTCTCCAAAACTCGCAGAAATGGCTCGTACTCGCAACTCTGACACCGACACACAGGATTATGCTCAGAAACTATTGCTACTATTGTGGCTCAAGGCAGAACTAAAAAGGCTTCAACTCAGAAAAGGAAGGGTAAAACTACAAATGGGGTTCAAGTACCCGGGTTGAACATGAAGAAGGGGTGGAGCATGATGATCCAGTACCTCAAGATCCAGTAGcgcccccaacagcagctccgGCTCAGACAACTATATCTCCAGAGGTGAGTCAGATGTTTAATGCAGTCAACAGTGCTATGGAGATGTTTAAAGCCTTCATGGCCAACCAGAACGAGAGAAGAGATGAGATTTCACCTCAATCAAATAGACAGAACAATTCTGAGTCCTCAAAagtgaatgaatttttgaagttgagtcCTCCAGTGTTCCATGGTTCTATAGTTGACGAAAATCCAATGTTGTGGCTGGAGGGTGTGAAGAAAGCCCTTCGAGTAATGAAAACATTTGATGATGAAGCTGTAGAGCTGGCTGCTTACCAGCTTAGAGATGTGGTTGGcgcttggtttgagatgtgggagAAGGAAAGAGATGAAAATGATGGTTCGcctacttgggaagaatttgaagaggccTTCATGGCTAACTTTATCCCGGAAGAGGATAGGGAAGCTAAGGCTACAAAGTTCGAACAGctcaagcaagggaataaaagtgTGCTAGAGTACTACATGGAATTTATAAGGTTAGCTAAACATGCTCTTCACATGGTTAAGACAAAAAAAAGCAAAGATTCGCAGGTTTGTTGGCGGTTTGGCTTACCACATTAAGGATACGACATCAGCTGCAGCGGTAGGAATGACATCTTTCTCCTCTGTTGTAGGGTTCTCCAAGCACTTAGAAAAAGACAGACaacaaaggagaaaagaaaaagagcataACAAGAAAGCCCAGATAGTAGGCAGGTTTAATGGTACATCCAGCGGAGGTGGAAGGGATTCCTCTAATAAGGAGTCATTAGCACCAGCTCAGTCCAGTCATCAGTCAGGTGGTGGGTCTTCCTTCAGACGTACCCAGAGTTATAAAAATCAGTCTCGCCAGAATCAGAATTTTAGGACACCATCCTCACATAGCCAGAGTCATGCTGAGCAACATTCACACCAACAAGGTCTTTGTGGAAAATGTAAACGACAACATTCAGGTCAGTGCAAGCTTGGGTTTCATGGTTGCTATCATTGTGGAGACATTGGTCATATAAAGGCCAACTGCCCAAAGTAGCGACGTAATTTCAGTGGTGGATCAACTCGTCCTTCTAGTTCCTCAGCTAATGCAGTTGCACCACCTCTGGCTCGTGGTTCTCATAATCAGATCGGGTATGGGGCAAGCAGAGGTGCAGATCGAGTTACTCAGGGAGGGAGACAACCCCGTTTGTTTGCTACACTTGATCGTCAGAGTGCAGAGGCATTTGCagaagttattacaggtataGTTTTAATCTGCTGACATAATGCTTATGCCATAATGGATTCAGGGTCAACGTTTTCATATGTgactccatactttgcaattaaccTCGGACTAGAACCTGAACAACTTAGTGAGCCATTCCTAGTATCTACTCCAGTTGGCGAGTCAGTGAAAGTCACTAGAGCCTTTAGAGGTTGTATAGTTTCAGTCCAAGGTCGCAACACCAAAGCCGATCTCATAGAGTTAaaaatggtggattttgatgtgatcatgggtatggattggttgtcttcctGCTATGCCATATTAGATTGTCATACCAAGATAGTcaggttccaatttccaaatgaagaagtcttagagtggaagggtagttcaacatcgcttgtaggtaagtttatttcttaccttaaggcacaacgaatgatcggtaaggggtgtctcgcctatttggctcacattattaatccagaatcagaaccaccagcTTTTCAGTCAGTGCCAGTTGTTAGAGAATTTCCAGAAGTTTTCCCAGATGACCTTCCCGGACTTCCTCCCCAAAGAATCTAGACTTCGGCATTGATCTCATGCCAGGCACGCAGCCCATATCTATACCTCCTTATAGGATGGCTCCAGTAGAACTTAATGAGTTGAGAGAACAGTTGAAAGACCTTCTTGACAAGGGCTTCATCAGACCGAGTGTTTCACCATGGGGTGCCCCGGTCctgtttgtcaagaagaaagatgggCCTCTCAGAATGTGTGTCGACTATCGGCAattgaataaagttaccattaagaacaagtacccactgccaagaattgatgatttatttgatcaacttcagggtgcaaagtacttttcaaaaatatACTTGAGGttagggtaccatcagttgagaatcagAAAAGAGGATATATCTAAAATAGCCTTTAGAACTCGCTATGGgcactatgaatttctagtgatgtccttcgggttgacaaatgctccaaCTGCATTCATGCACCTCATGAACAGAGTTTTCAATCCATTCCTGGATACCTTTATTATTGTGTTTATAGAcgatattttggtgtactctaAGAGCAAGGAAGATCATGCAGAACACCTCAGAATAGCCTTGCAGACCTTGAAGAAGaatgagctttatgccaagttttcaaaatgtgagttctggttgcagtcagtggcattcttagacCACGTGGTATATAGTGAAGGAATAAAAGTAGACCCTCAGAAGacagaagcagtcaagaactggcctaggccaATAACGCCAATCGAAattaggagtttcttggggttagctggctactatagaaggtttgtagaggggttttcctcacttgcagctccattaactaagttgactcagaaagcagttaagttccaatggcCAGACGCTCGTGagcagagttttcaagagttaaagaagaggttgaccacTACACCTGTGTTAACCTTGCCGACAAGTTCGGGTGGgttcacagtgtattgtgatgcctccagagtgggccttggttgtgttcttatgtaaaatggaaaagttattgcttatgcttctaggcagttaaagaatcatgaaaagaactaccccacacacgacttggagcttgcagcagtggtgtttgcattAAAAATATGGCGACATTACCTTTATGGCGAGCATTCTGAAGTGTTTACAGATCACAAAAGCCTccagtacattttcaagcaaaaagaactaaatttgagacagagaaggtggctcgagcttttgaaagattatgacatcaatatcctttatcacccgggcaaagctaatgtggtaacagatgcacttagtaggaagtcaatAGGTGTCTTAGCCCATCTTGCAGTACAAAGGCGATCTTTAGGTTGAGAAATTCAAAAACTAGAAAATGATGGAGTTAGATTGGATAAGACCGAAGAAGGAGATATAAGCTTATGCCCTAGCGCAATCCTCCCTTGTTgcgcatgttaaggctaagcaagacgaagatccgtacttagtgaaattaaaagaaggagtcaAAAGCAAAGAAATCACTGCTTTCACTTTAGGAAGTGacggagttttgaagttgaatgacCGGTTATGTGTGCCTGATGTAGATGGTCTTAGGAAGGCCATAATAAAGGAAGCTCATAGTTCGAGGTACTCTATCCACCCAGGTGCTACCAAAATGTATCTAGATTTGAAAGAGTTGTATTGGTGGAAAGGcatgaagaaacaagtagcagatcatgtggctaaatgtttaatttgccagcaagtcaaagccgagcagcagaggcctggtggcctagctaaagatatagagataccacagtggaagtgggagatgattaatatggatttcataGTAGGTCTACCTCGCACATACCATAAAcatgattcaatttgggttattgtagaCCGACTGACAAAGTCCGCGCATTTCCTACTAGTAAAGACGACAGATTCCGCAGAGCAGTATGCGCAGTTGTACATTAAAGAAATAGTCTGATTGCATGgtactccagtttcaatcatatctgatagaggccctcagttcacagTGAATTTTGGCAGGCATTTCTGAAAAGATTAGGTACCAAGGTTAATTTATGCACCGcttttcatccacagaccgatggctaggcagaaaggaccattcagactctcgaagatatgttgcatgtgtgtgttatagattttggaggtaattgggatgatcactttccacttatagaatttgcttaaAATAATAGCTATCAGGCCAGCATTGGCATGGCTCCTTATGAAGCGTTGTATGggcggagatgtaggtctccagtgggttggtttgaaccagcaGAGGTTCCGTTGATTGGTCTAGAGTTTGTTTGTGAGGCCTTGGAGAAAGTTCAACTAATTAGAGAAAGACTTAAAGCggctcagagtcgtcaaaagtcatattctgacaAGAGCCATCGTGAGttagagttcatggttggtgataaggtatttttgaaagtttcaccaatgaaaggagttatgaggtttggtaagaaagggaaacttagccctagatttaacggaccttatgaaattctagaaaagaaaggaaatgtgGCTTATAAGCTAGCGCTACTTGTTGAGTTGTCCTCTGTTCAtcctgtctttcatgtgtctatgcttagaaAGTACATTCATGATGAGTCGCATATAATACCTGCCGATACCCTAGAAATTAAAGAAGGTTTGACTTATGAAGAGGTACCTATAGAAATTCTCGATAGACAAGTAagaaagttgagaacaaaagatatagcattagtaaaagttttgtggagtaatcatgattcaaaagaaGCTACGTGGGAGGTCGAGGAAGATATGAGGAAGAAGTATCCTTATTTATTTGAGTAACAAGGTATGTGAACCTAGGTTTGGCTTGACATttatatttcatatattaaatACAAGTTAGCAAGTGTTTATGTCCTTCCTATATTATATTTTGTTGTTGTAGTGATTTAGTTTATGCCGGAGtatatttaattcattaaagTGATTTACTTTTGCTAAAGTGTTGTGCTTTAGATTCTTATTAGTTATTGTGGTACCTCCTTGCCGGAGTGTGAGTAATTAATTGTGGgatgttcttggagggaaggataccgggggtctatttggaaatagtctctctaccctagggtaggggtaaggtctgcgtacacactaccctccccagaccccactaagtgagattatactgggttgttgttgttgttgttgttgtatggtgcctatgaatggCCTGTTATGGTATATTTAGTTGTTGTTGATGTAGTTGTGGTATTTGTGATAGGGATATTTATTTGGGTAGTCCaatttacaagggaaactctgccgaaatttttgaaaagggagttagccaaaattttgagtcccttggaaaagtgagtagtgctaagaaaacttaagaggttcaaggacctaagaaatgattgttagcttaagaataaggccctagcaacattcgaggacgaatgtttttaaggagggaagattgtaacactcctcaaatttataaaagtttcaagataCACTAATtatagaactaaattattattattactattatttttatcttgcctatagtgaaatatatatatatatatatatatatatatatatatatatatatatatatgtgtg
Coding sequences:
- the LOC138873044 gene encoding uncharacterized protein — translated: MFNAVNSAMEMFKAFMANQNERRDEISPQSNRQNNSESSKVNEFLKLSPPVFHGSIVDENPMLWLEGVKKALRVMKTFDDEAVELAAYQLRDVVGAWFEMWEKERDENDGSPTWEEFEEAFMANFIPEEDREAKATKFEQLKQGNKSVLEYYMEFIRFVGGLAYHIKDTTSAAAVGMTSFSSVVGFSKHLEKDRQQRRKEKEHNKKAQIVGRFNGTSSGGGRDSSNKESLAPAQSSHQSGGGSSFRRTQSYKNQSRQNQNFRTPSSHSQSHAEQHSHQQGLCGKCKRQHSANAVAPPLARGSHNQIGYGASRGADRVTQGGRQPRLFATLDRQSAEAFAEVITGSTFSYVTPYFAINLGLEPEQLSEPFLVSTPVGESVKVTRAFRGCIVSVQGRNTKADLIELKMVDFDVIMGMDWLSSCYAILDCHTKIVRFQFPNEEVLEWKGSSTSLVESEPPAFQSVPVVREFPEVFPDDLPGLPPQRI
- the LOC138873046 gene encoding uncharacterized protein; translation: MAPYEALYGRRCRSPVGWFEPAEVPLIGLEFVCEALEKVQLIRERLKAAQSRQKSYSDKSHRELEFMVGDKVFLKVSPMKGVMRFGKKGKLSPRFNGPYEILEKKGNVAYKLALLVELSSVHPVFHVSMLRKYIHDESHIIPADTLEIKEGLTYEEVPIEILDRQVRKLRTKDIALVKVLWSNHDSKEATWEVEEDMRKKYPYLFE